A single region of the Pseudomonas sp. GGS8 genome encodes:
- a CDS encoding DUF58 domain-containing protein has protein sequence MNTLLPPEPGIRISLAELIEMRHRVREVQLFSTPSQRSPLIGLHHSKLRGRGVDFDQVRVYQAGDDVRSIDWRVTARTQEPHTKLFHEERERPIFIMVEQSRRLFFGSGLMFKSVLAAQAASLIGWAALGHNDRVGGLVFGDDEHYEIKPRRSKQSLLQLLNRLVRVNQSLHAEREPDRDAFGIALRRAREVLRPGSLVIVICDERALSDSAEQQLSLLSRHCDLLLLPVSDPLDHALPAAGLLRFAERGAQLELDTLNFDLRQAYRAQAEARIARWELLAQKLRVLLMPLSTQSEMVEQLREYLNPQRPGKGR, from the coding sequence ATGAACACCCTTCTGCCGCCCGAGCCGGGCATCCGCATCAGCCTCGCCGAGCTGATCGAGATGCGCCATCGCGTGCGCGAAGTGCAGCTGTTTTCCACGCCGAGCCAGCGCAGCCCGCTCATCGGCCTGCACCACTCGAAACTGCGCGGGCGCGGGGTGGACTTCGATCAGGTGCGGGTCTATCAGGCCGGCGATGACGTGCGCAGCATCGACTGGCGTGTCACCGCCCGGACCCAGGAACCGCACACCAAGTTGTTCCATGAGGAACGCGAACGACCGATTTTCATCATGGTCGAACAGAGCCGTCGGCTGTTTTTCGGCTCCGGGTTGATGTTCAAGTCGGTGCTGGCTGCCCAGGCCGCGAGCCTGATTGGCTGGGCCGCGCTGGGGCATAACGACCGGGTCGGCGGGCTGGTGTTCGGCGACGACGAGCACTACGAAATCAAGCCACGACGCAGTAAGCAGAGCCTGCTGCAACTGCTCAACCGGCTGGTGCGGGTCAATCAGTCGCTGCACGCCGAACGCGAGCCGGACCGCGATGCCTTCGGCATTGCCCTGCGCCGCGCGCGGGAAGTGCTGCGCCCCGGCAGCCTGGTGATCGTGATCTGCGACGAACGCGCCTTGTCCGACAGTGCCGAGCAGCAACTGAGCCTGTTGTCACGCCATTGCGACCTGTTGCTGCTGCCGGTGTCCGACCCGCTGGATCACGCCCTGCCCGCCGCCGGGCTATTACGCTTCGCGGAACGGGGCGCGCAACTGGAACTCGACACCTTGAATTTCGACTTGCGCCAGGCCTACCGCGCCCAAGCGGAAGCGCGCATCGCCCGCTGGGAATTGCTGGCGCAGAAGCTACGGGTGTTGCTGATGCCGTTGAGCACCCAAAGCGAGATGGTCGAGCAATTGCGCGAATACCTGAACCCACAACGTCCGGGGAAAGGTCGATGA
- a CDS encoding DUF4381 domain-containing protein, which translates to MSNLDQLQPLISPPPIGFWPPAPGWWLLLLLLPLIGFGVWQLRRFIPDKRPVVRAEQPLDPVRLAALAELALMPKPYDGAPAGAWLQQLNGLLKRLCRNHYPYSQSHTLNGRQWLAFLDNRCPAAGLTRWMVLVEGAYKPECKLDDKAIAGLTQAVDTWIRKHV; encoded by the coding sequence ATGAGCAACCTCGATCAACTGCAACCGTTGATTTCCCCGCCACCGATCGGCTTCTGGCCGCCGGCACCGGGCTGGTGGCTGCTGCTGTTGTTGCTGCCGCTGATCGGTTTCGGCGTATGGCAGTTGCGACGCTTCATTCCGGACAAGCGCCCTGTCGTGCGCGCCGAACAACCGCTGGACCCGGTGCGCCTCGCCGCCCTGGCCGAACTCGCCCTGATGCCCAAACCCTACGACGGCGCCCCGGCCGGTGCCTGGCTGCAGCAACTCAACGGCTTGCTCAAACGCCTGTGCCGCAACCATTACCCTTACAGCCAGAGCCACACCCTCAACGGTCGCCAATGGCTGGCGTTCCTTGATAACCGCTGCCCGGCTGCCGGTCTCACGCGCTGGATGGTGCTGGTGGAAGGTGCCTACAAGCCCGAATGCAAACTCGACGACAAGGCCATCGCTGGCCTGACTCAAGCCGTCGACACCTGGATTCGCAAACATGTTTGA
- a CDS encoding VWA domain-containing protein: MFEFAWPWIFALLPLPWLMRVLLPVADSGEPALKVSFLSDLESLARRRARANLPAWRQQAPFILLWLLLLIAAARPQWLGEPLPIAASGRDLLVAVDVSGSMDFPDMQWQDEDVSRLSLVQHLLGDFLESRDGDRVGLILFGSKAYLQAPLTFDRHTVRVWLDEARIGIAGKNTAIGDAIGLALKRLRQRPAQSRVLILVTDGANNGGEIDPLTAARLAANEGVKIYPIGIGADPEQSGTLGFLGINPSLDLDEPALKAIAQATGGQYFRAHDGQELQAIKATLDKLEPVAQQPTQARPAQALYHWPLAMALLLSMLLVVRVRWPDNLLQRLFTEKLFTKERFLQTQLPDWRQRLKRLRLRRRR; this comes from the coding sequence ATGTTTGAGTTCGCCTGGCCGTGGATCTTCGCCCTGCTGCCGCTGCCGTGGCTGATGCGGGTGCTGCTGCCGGTGGCCGACAGTGGCGAACCGGCGCTCAAGGTCAGCTTCCTCAGCGACCTTGAAAGCCTCGCTCGTCGCCGCGCCCGGGCCAACCTGCCGGCCTGGCGCCAGCAGGCCCCGTTCATTCTCCTGTGGCTGTTATTGCTGATCGCCGCGGCGCGCCCGCAATGGCTCGGCGAACCGCTGCCGATTGCCGCCAGTGGCCGCGATTTGCTGGTGGCGGTGGACGTGTCCGGTTCGATGGACTTCCCCGACATGCAGTGGCAGGACGAAGACGTCAGCCGACTGTCATTGGTGCAGCATTTGCTCGGTGATTTTCTCGAAAGTCGCGACGGCGACCGGGTCGGGTTGATCCTGTTCGGCAGTAAAGCCTACCTGCAAGCGCCGCTGACCTTCGACCGCCATACCGTGCGGGTGTGGCTCGACGAAGCGCGAATCGGCATCGCCGGCAAGAACACTGCGATTGGCGATGCCATCGGCCTGGCCCTCAAACGCCTGCGCCAACGTCCGGCACAAAGCCGCGTACTGATTCTGGTCACCGACGGCGCCAATAATGGCGGCGAAATCGATCCATTGACCGCCGCACGCCTGGCGGCTAATGAAGGTGTGAAAATCTACCCGATCGGCATCGGCGCCGACCCCGAACAAAGCGGCACCCTGGGCTTCCTGGGCATCAACCCGAGCCTGGACCTCGACGAACCAGCCTTGAAAGCCATCGCTCAAGCCACCGGAGGGCAGTACTTCCGCGCCCACGACGGCCAGGAACTGCAGGCAATCAAGGCCACCCTCGACAAACTGGAACCGGTGGCCCAGCAACCTACGCAGGCCCGTCCGGCCCAAGCGTTGTATCACTGGCCTCTGGCGATGGCGTTGCTGTTGAGCATGCTGCTGGTTGTCCGCGTGCGCTGGCCGGATAACCTGTTGCAACGACTATTTACCGAGAAGCTGTTTACCAAAGAGCGGTTTCTGCAAACGCAACTGCCCGACTGGCGTCAGCGTCTCAAACGCCTGCGTCTGCGGAGGCGCCGATGA
- a CDS encoding tetratricopeptide repeat protein → MITFWPHWFRPWWLLLLPLLGWLLWQLWHRQKRAGRWQMILPPAFHAALLSGGSGRESKLPWVALGLAWVLTVLALLGPSWQRVEQTGQKPADPLVVLLELTPEMLASDVAPNRLEQARRKLLDLLQNRSDAQTAIVVYAGSAHTLVPLSDDLSTSRNLLDALKPSLMPQAGHRADLAVAKALALLDQGALGQGRILLIGSSLTEHERQGIRQALDAKPTEFLMLGIGTAEGAPVAQDDGSFLKDDQGAILVPHLDGTSLTAFANGLGGRYRQARLDDADLRGLGLFDSPRDLRNDGQTLRLDTWADQGYWLLLPLLLLAACAGRRGWLFCLPLLFLLPQPSYAFDFEDLWLRPDQQGLHLLKQKRPAEAAQHFEDPQWQGVALYEAGDYSGAAQRFAQGNDAHAHYNRGNALAKSGELEAALDAYDQALERQPDLRPALTNKALVENLLKQKSTTPPVEPDKTAEGETETMPQEPPPGSATQPSDGEPKTDAQQATPDAEQPPTSPPQPGANEVPGSELGDEQSTTPPRHPASEMLEGEQQQALEQWLRKIPDDPGELLRRKFWYEQQQHQDQGKTR, encoded by the coding sequence ATGATTACCTTCTGGCCGCACTGGTTCCGCCCCTGGTGGCTGTTGTTATTGCCGCTGCTGGGCTGGTTGCTCTGGCAACTCTGGCACCGACAGAAGCGCGCGGGTCGCTGGCAAATGATTTTGCCACCGGCCTTCCATGCCGCCTTGCTCAGTGGTGGCAGCGGTCGCGAGAGCAAACTGCCATGGGTTGCCCTGGGCCTGGCCTGGGTACTGACCGTGCTGGCCCTGCTGGGGCCGAGCTGGCAACGCGTCGAGCAAACCGGCCAGAAACCCGCTGACCCGCTGGTGGTATTGCTTGAGTTGACCCCGGAAATGCTCGCCTCCGACGTTGCGCCAAACCGGCTGGAACAGGCCCGGCGCAAACTGCTGGATCTGCTGCAAAACCGCAGCGATGCGCAGACCGCCATCGTCGTCTACGCCGGCAGCGCCCACACGCTGGTGCCGCTGTCGGATGACCTGTCGACCAGCCGCAATCTTTTAGATGCACTCAAGCCGTCGCTGATGCCCCAGGCCGGTCATCGCGCCGATCTGGCGGTGGCCAAGGCCCTGGCGCTGCTGGATCAGGGTGCCCTCGGCCAGGGGCGGATCCTGCTGATCGGTTCGTCGCTGACGGAGCACGAACGCCAAGGGATTCGTCAGGCGCTGGACGCCAAGCCCACAGAATTTCTGATGCTCGGCATCGGCACCGCCGAAGGTGCGCCGGTCGCGCAGGACGACGGCAGTTTCCTCAAGGACGATCAGGGCGCGATTCTGGTGCCGCATCTGGACGGCACCAGCCTGACAGCCTTCGCCAACGGCCTGGGCGGACGTTATCGCCAGGCGCGCCTGGATGATGCCGACCTGCGTGGCCTCGGCCTGTTCGATAGCCCGCGGGACTTGCGCAACGATGGCCAGACATTGCGCCTCGACACCTGGGCTGATCAGGGTTACTGGCTGCTGCTGCCGTTATTGTTGCTGGCCGCCTGTGCCGGGCGCCGCGGCTGGTTGTTCTGCCTGCCGCTGCTGTTCCTGCTGCCGCAACCGAGCTACGCCTTCGATTTCGAAGACCTGTGGCTGCGGCCCGATCAGCAGGGTTTGCACTTGCTCAAACAAAAGCGCCCTGCTGAAGCCGCGCAACATTTCGAAGATCCGCAATGGCAAGGTGTGGCGCTCTATGAAGCTGGCGACTACAGTGGCGCCGCCCAGCGGTTTGCCCAAGGTAACGACGCCCACGCCCACTACAATCGAGGTAACGCCCTGGCCAAAAGCGGTGAACTGGAAGCGGCGCTGGATGCTTACGACCAAGCGCTGGAACGTCAACCGGACCTGCGCCCAGCCCTGACCAACAAGGCACTGGTGGAAAACCTGCTCAAGCAGAAATCCACCACGCCGCCCGTCGAACCGGACAAAACCGCCGAGGGCGAAACCGAAACCATGCCTCAGGAACCGCCACCGGGCAGCGCCACCCAACCGAGCGATGGTGAGCCAAAAACCGACGCCCAACAGGCCACGCCGGACGCCGAGCAGCCACCCACGTCCCCCCCGCAACCGGGCGCCAATGAAGTCCCTGGCAGCGAGTTGGGGGATGAACAAAGCACCACGCCACCGCGGCACCCCGCCAGCGAAATGCTCGAAGGCGAACAGCAACAAGCGCTGGAGCAATGGCTGCGCAAGATCCCGGATGACCCCGGCGAACTGCTCAGACGCAAATTCTGGTACGAACAGCAACAACATCAGGATCAGGGAAAAACTCGATGA
- a CDS encoding BatD family protein, with protein sequence MTRFTAFLLAALSALLLCAVQAQAAGLVASVDRSRLSSGETVELTLESSDVTQFGKPDLTPLEPQFEVRGTRQVNQLNTLNGNTQATTRWIITLLPRQNGSVVIPSLQLGEAQSQPITVQVIESETQDSSNTLAPVFIEASLDQNSVYVQAEAILTLRIYHSVSLFDDSSLTPLQIPDARIEQLGESRTYEKAINGLRHGVIEMRYAIYPQHSGVLTIPAQVFSATLVDTQPSPDATSQGPKAGKLMRVTSAEIPLTVKAKPGSYPADVPWLPARSLNLSESWSPEPDHAQVGDSLTRSLTLSAEGLASSQLPPLPATEINGLRRYPDQPVLSNQSGERGLVGSREDREALVPTRTGDIDLPSVEVVWWNTFEDHLEHTSLPARTLQVASNPSLIVDTPAGSPQVMSGASNEALWWWKLSTAILACTTLLGFGLWWRARSQPAIQRAAQTGPSPRTLLDDLKRACQANDTHATRQALDAWARQQPETLADMAARFVPLSDALDGLNGALYSETGQYWQGEELWRAIRAIPTAEGVQGVVGDSGLPPLYPK encoded by the coding sequence ATGACCCGCTTCACCGCCTTCTTGCTCGCAGCGCTGTCCGCTCTGTTGCTTTGCGCCGTTCAGGCTCAGGCTGCAGGGCTGGTCGCCAGTGTCGATCGCAGTCGCCTGAGTTCCGGGGAGACGGTCGAACTGACTCTGGAATCCAGCGACGTGACCCAGTTCGGCAAACCCGACCTGACTCCACTGGAGCCACAGTTCGAGGTGCGCGGCACTCGTCAGGTCAACCAACTGAACACCCTCAACGGCAACACTCAAGCGACCACCCGCTGGATCATCACGCTGCTGCCCCGGCAGAACGGCAGCGTGGTGATTCCGTCGCTGCAACTGGGCGAGGCGCAGAGCCAGCCGATTACGGTGCAGGTGATCGAGAGCGAAACCCAGGACAGCAGCAACACCCTGGCACCGGTGTTCATCGAAGCCAGCCTCGACCAGAACAGCGTCTATGTGCAGGCTGAGGCGATCCTGACCTTACGCATTTACCATTCAGTGTCACTGTTCGACGACAGCAGCCTGACCCCGTTGCAGATTCCCGATGCACGCATTGAACAGCTGGGTGAGTCGCGCACCTACGAGAAAGCCATCAACGGCCTGCGCCATGGCGTGATCGAAATGCGCTACGCGATCTATCCGCAGCACAGCGGTGTATTGACCATTCCGGCGCAGGTGTTCAGTGCCACGCTGGTCGATACCCAGCCTTCCCCGGACGCTACATCCCAAGGGCCCAAAGCGGGCAAGTTGATGCGCGTCACTTCCGCCGAGATCCCGTTGACGGTCAAGGCCAAACCCGGTTCTTACCCAGCCGATGTGCCCTGGCTGCCGGCTCGCAGCCTGAACCTCAGCGAAAGCTGGAGCCCGGAACCGGATCATGCGCAGGTCGGCGACTCACTGACCCGCAGCCTGACCTTGAGCGCCGAAGGCCTCGCCAGTTCCCAACTGCCACCTTTGCCCGCCACCGAGATCAACGGCCTGCGGCGCTACCCGGATCAACCGGTGCTGAGCAACCAGAGCGGCGAACGCGGTTTGGTCGGCAGTCGCGAGGACCGTGAAGCGCTGGTGCCGACCCGCACCGGTGACATCGACTTGCCGAGCGTTGAAGTGGTCTGGTGGAACACCTTCGAGGATCATCTGGAACACACCAGCCTGCCGGCCCGCACGCTGCAAGTGGCGAGCAATCCGAGCCTGATCGTCGACACCCCGGCGGGCAGCCCGCAGGTGATGTCCGGCGCCAGCAACGAAGCCCTTTGGTGGTGGAAGCTCAGCACGGCGATTCTGGCCTGCACCACTCTGCTGGGCTTCGGCCTCTGGTGGCGCGCCCGCTCGCAACCGGCGATCCAGCGGGCGGCACAGACCGGCCCGAGCCCACGCACCCTGCTCGACGATCTCAAACGCGCCTGCCAGGCCAACGACACCCACGCCACCCGCCAGGCCCTCGACGCCTGGGCCCGGCAACAACCGGAAACCCTGGCCGACATGGCCGCCCGTTTTGTGCCGCTGTCCGATGCGCTGGACGGCCTGAACGGCGCGCTCTACAGCGAAACCGGGCAGTATTGGCAAGGCGAAGAACTGTGGCGCGCCATCCGGGCGATCCCGACGGCCGAAGGGGTTCAAGGCGTGGTCGGCGATAGTGGTTTGCCGCCGCTTTATCCCAAATAA
- a CDS encoding exonuclease SbcCD subunit D C-terminal domain-containing protein, whose product MRLFHTSDWHLGQNLHGQERDFEHACFLDWLLRQLKLDQPDVLLIAGDIFDTVNPPVKAQERLYDFIVSAHEQQPLLTIVMIAGNHDSGSRIELPAPLMRRLRTHALGRVLWLDDGQLDAERLLLPLPDASGEIAAWCLALPFLRPAEVTGAHLGDNYLRGIGQVHEWLIEAANAKRKPGQALIAISHAHMAGGSVSEDSERSLIIGNAEALPASLFGPGISYVALGHLHKPQKVNGEERIRYSGSPIPLSFSEIGYQHQILDIKLDGETLLSVEPKLIPRPVNLQRLGPAPLAEVLLQLADLPNIDLLADIQRQPWLEVRVRLDEPQPDLRHQVETALQGKAVRLVRIAAEYAGNGSRDGVEDGATLIELDQLTPQELFSRAWQDNYGSEVDEQTLKDFAELLQDVQMESEQP is encoded by the coding sequence TTGCGTCTGTTCCACACCTCCGACTGGCACCTTGGGCAGAACCTGCACGGCCAGGAACGCGATTTCGAGCACGCCTGTTTTCTCGACTGGCTGCTGCGTCAGCTGAAGCTGGACCAGCCCGATGTGCTGCTGATTGCCGGCGATATCTTCGACACGGTCAACCCGCCGGTCAAAGCCCAGGAACGCCTCTACGATTTCATCGTCAGCGCCCACGAACAGCAGCCCTTGCTGACCATCGTGATGATCGCCGGCAACCACGACTCCGGCTCGCGGATCGAACTGCCCGCGCCGTTGATGCGGCGCTTGCGCACTCATGCCCTGGGTCGCGTGCTGTGGCTGGATGACGGTCAACTGGATGCCGAACGCCTGTTGCTGCCGTTGCCGGATGCCTCGGGTGAAATCGCTGCCTGGTGCCTGGCGCTGCCGTTCCTGCGCCCCGCCGAAGTGACGGGCGCGCACCTGGGTGACAACTATTTGCGCGGCATCGGCCAGGTTCACGAGTGGCTGATCGAAGCGGCGAACGCCAAGCGCAAGCCGGGCCAGGCGCTGATCGCCATCAGCCATGCGCACATGGCCGGCGGTTCGGTGTCCGAGGACTCCGAGCGCAGCCTGATCATCGGCAACGCCGAAGCCCTGCCCGCCAGCCTGTTCGGGCCGGGCATCAGCTATGTCGCCCTCGGGCATTTGCACAAACCGCAGAAGGTCAACGGTGAAGAACGCATCCGCTACAGCGGCTCGCCGATTCCGTTGTCATTCTCCGAGATCGGTTACCAGCATCAGATTCTCGACATCAAACTGGATGGCGAAACCCTGCTCAGCGTCGAACCGAAACTGATCCCCCGACCGGTAAACCTGCAACGCCTCGGCCCCGCGCCGCTGGCGGAAGTCCTGCTGCAACTGGCCGACCTGCCCAACATTGACCTGCTCGCCGATATCCAGCGCCAGCCGTGGCTGGAAGTGCGGGTGCGTCTCGACGAACCGCAACCGGACTTGCGCCATCAAGTGGAAACGGCCTTGCAAGGCAAAGCGGTACGGCTGGTGCGAATTGCCGCCGAATACGCCGGCAACGGCAGCCGCGACGGCGTCGAGGACGGCGCCACGTTGATCGAACTGGATCAACTGACACCGCAGGAACTGTTCAGCCGCGCCTGGCAGGACAACTACGGCAGCGAGGTCGACGAGCAAACGCTCAAGGACTTCGCCGAGCTGTTGCAAGACGTGCAGATGGAGAGCGAACAGCCATGA